The DNA sequence AATGTGCAGGTGTGGATGGAATTATTCTTACAAGTAACAAAACAGCACCGATAAACGAAACTGTAGAAAAATCATCAGCTGGAGCTCTCTCTTATGTAAAAATTTGTAAAGTGAATAGTATTAATAGTGTAATTAAATTACTCAAAGAAGAAGGATTCTGGATTGTTGGTTCATCATTAACTGAAAATTCAAAACTTTATAATGAAGTAGATTACAAAATGCCTGTAGCTTTAATTGTAGGAAATGAAGAGAAGGGAATTCATAAATTAGTTGCAGAGAACTGTGATTTTTTAGTTAAAATACCAATGAGAGGGAAAATAAATTCTTTAAATGTTTCTGTTGCAACAGGAATTCTATTGTTCGAAATAAATAG is a window from the Rosettibacter firmus genome containing:
- the rlmB gene encoding 23S rRNA (guanosine(2251)-2'-O)-methyltransferase RlmB, with the protein product MLKIYGRKPVLEAINADADIEVIYIAYGQHGEIINQIYTAAKKRKIKISQLTKEKFDKLAGNKNTQGVIAIKRSYQFYDIHELIDESKKSKYPLLLLIDSIQDTHNVGAIIRSAECAGVDGIILTSNKTAPINETVEKSSAGALSYVKICKVNSINSVIKLLKEEGFWIVGSSLTENSKLYNEVDYKMPVALIVGNEEKGIHKLVAENCDFLVKIPMRGKINSLNVSVATGILLFEINRQRNLQ